One Gimesia aquarii DNA segment encodes these proteins:
- a CDS encoding prenyltransferase/squalene oxidase repeat-containing protein: protein MMRWLVVCIVLVFSVSKQTHCWAQELDQQKKQLDEGIQRAIQFLSISQQPSGAWSFNSYGESTAATSLAIMAFMAAGYVPEEGPYGEQMNKGIDWVLSHQAANGLVVHHKSHGPMYSHGISTLMLAEVAGMLKGEREKKCRQVLERAVKVIISAQDVAKDKRNAGGWRYSQTSKDSDLSVTGWQLLALRAAKNIGCDISADHIDRAVAYVRHCRGRNNVGFAYQPGGAPSATRTGTGILALEICGKHHTRDALEAGDYLVQHPLKPDEFYYYYGAYYCSVGMFKMGGEYWKKTRAAIIPQLLEMQKHDGSWLATKGSEKGAGKVYSTSLAVLALAVEYQYLPIYQR from the coding sequence ATGATGCGCTGGTTAGTAGTATGCATTGTTCTTGTTTTTTCTGTATCTAAGCAAACACATTGCTGGGCCCAAGAACTCGATCAACAAAAAAAACAACTTGATGAAGGTATTCAACGGGCAATTCAGTTTTTGTCAATCTCACAACAGCCTTCAGGAGCCTGGTCCTTCAATTCCTACGGTGAATCAACGGCTGCGACTTCATTGGCAATCATGGCGTTTATGGCCGCAGGCTATGTTCCAGAAGAAGGCCCCTACGGCGAGCAGATGAATAAAGGCATCGACTGGGTCCTGTCTCATCAGGCAGCGAACGGCCTGGTCGTACATCATAAAAGTCACGGCCCGATGTACAGCCACGGCATCAGCACACTGATGCTGGCAGAAGTAGCGGGAATGCTGAAAGGAGAACGAGAGAAAAAATGCCGTCAGGTATTGGAACGCGCCGTGAAAGTGATCATCTCTGCGCAGGATGTTGCTAAAGATAAAAGGAACGCGGGTGGCTGGCGTTATTCTCAAACGAGTAAAGATAGCGACCTGAGTGTCACAGGGTGGCAACTATTAGCACTACGTGCCGCAAAGAATATTGGATGTGATATTTCTGCAGACCATATCGACCGGGCAGTCGCCTATGTGCGTCATTGTCGGGGACGAAATAATGTTGGCTTTGCATACCAACCCGGCGGAGCTCCCAGCGCAACAAGAACGGGTACAGGAATTCTCGCTCTGGAAATCTGTGGAAAACACCATACGAGAGACGCGCTGGAAGCAGGCGATTACCTGGTTCAGCACCCTTTGAAACCCGATGAATTTTATTACTACTATGGAGCCTATTACTGCAGTGTGGGCATGTTTAAAATGGGGGGAGAGTACTGGAAAAAGACACGAGCAGCAATTATTCCGCAATTACTGGAAATGCAGAAACATGATGGAAGCTGGCTCGCTACGAAAGGCAGTGAAAAGGGAGCGGGTAAAGTTTATTCCACTTCTCTCGCGGTCCTGGCTCTCGCCGTCGAATATCAGTACCTGCCGATCTACCAACGTTGA
- the larC gene encoding nickel pincer cofactor biosynthesis protein LarC, translating into MRIAYLDCSTGISGDMTLAALVDAGVSADQICAGIDSLGLPDVKLTFSSTMKGGFHATSVQIDHPEQHAHRHLSDIVKILKQSNQLTAKQFEISLSLFTAIASAEAKVHGSTIDQVHFHEVGAIDSIVDIVGVAIGFDLLGVEQVISSPVPTGFGQIKIDHGICTVPAPGTAELLKGIPLADIPIEAELTTPTGAAIISTLVDRFSMIPPMTIEEIGYGAGTKTFPERANLLRIFVGELATKNNTDNVTLLETNLDDISGEIIGYTKQKLLESGALDVYSSAIQMKKDRPATLLSVICKPESSDKLESILFQETETLGIRRHQLQRSIRPRQKHTVKTAWGHVEGKISLTQHQQSQFTPEYESCALIAVEQGVSLRTIYRAAEAAFMIESKSSNSPNLNDANVPHDHDHDHDHDHDHDHDHDHDHDHDHDH; encoded by the coding sequence GTGCGGATTGCCTATTTAGATTGTTCTACCGGAATCAGTGGTGATATGACGTTGGCGGCACTGGTTGACGCCGGTGTCAGTGCAGATCAGATTTGTGCCGGCATTGATTCGCTTGGCCTGCCTGATGTAAAGCTGACTTTTTCCTCCACCATGAAAGGTGGTTTTCATGCAACGTCAGTTCAAATTGACCATCCGGAGCAACACGCTCATCGCCACTTAAGCGATATCGTTAAAATCCTGAAACAATCCAATCAGCTCACTGCGAAGCAATTTGAAATTTCACTCTCGCTGTTCACAGCAATTGCATCAGCGGAGGCCAAGGTTCACGGTTCTACAATCGATCAAGTTCATTTCCATGAAGTCGGTGCTATCGATTCAATCGTCGATATTGTAGGAGTGGCAATTGGTTTCGACCTGTTGGGTGTCGAACAAGTGATTTCAAGTCCTGTTCCCACAGGTTTCGGACAAATAAAAATCGATCATGGAATCTGTACCGTCCCTGCACCAGGCACAGCTGAACTCTTGAAAGGGATTCCTCTTGCAGACATTCCCATTGAAGCAGAGCTAACGACTCCCACGGGCGCAGCCATTATTTCGACACTTGTTGATCGTTTTTCAATGATCCCGCCCATGACCATAGAAGAAATCGGATACGGGGCGGGTACGAAAACGTTTCCCGAAAGAGCGAATCTCTTAAGAATTTTTGTCGGGGAGCTCGCTACAAAAAATAATACTGACAACGTTACTCTACTGGAAACCAATCTCGATGACATTTCTGGAGAAATTATAGGCTATACAAAACAAAAACTATTGGAATCGGGGGCGTTGGACGTTTACTCTTCTGCAATTCAGATGAAAAAAGACCGACCTGCCACCCTGCTCAGTGTCATTTGTAAACCGGAATCATCGGATAAACTCGAATCGATTCTTTTTCAGGAAACAGAAACACTGGGGATTCGTCGGCATCAATTGCAACGTTCGATTCGGCCTCGCCAAAAACATACTGTGAAAACAGCTTGGGGACATGTTGAAGGCAAAATCTCTCTGACACAACATCAGCAATCACAATTTACTCCGGAATATGAATCGTGCGCACTGATTGCGGTAGAGCAAGGAGTTTCATTGCGAACCATTTATCGTGCGGCTGAAGCAGCTTTTATGATTGAAAGCAAATCAAGTAACAGCCCCAATCTTAACGATGCAAATGTGCCCCACGACCACGACCACGACCACGACCACGACCACGACCACGACCACGACCACGACCACGACCACGACCACGACCACGACCACTAA
- a CDS encoding bestrophin, with protein MFNLSDPNVILTGILLIAIAWSLKKNFRMQKRVRDRDPLQEAKHEIARTEQKQVNRLNQLEVKLFDYGREVEARSDDRLRVLDELLQDADREINRLRQQLALTQQNSSEPTNQPGPDISMYESSRKISASLEQRSMIVFLSQAGFSVQEISNCFQHSVSEIETILTEENEQHNTDVA; from the coding sequence ATGTTTAATTTAAGTGACCCCAATGTCATACTGACAGGTATATTATTGATTGCAATTGCATGGTCATTAAAGAAGAATTTTCGCATGCAAAAGCGCGTACGCGATCGTGATCCGTTACAAGAAGCAAAACACGAAATTGCCCGAACCGAACAAAAACAAGTCAACCGGCTCAATCAACTTGAAGTCAAGCTCTTTGATTACGGTCGAGAAGTAGAAGCGCGTTCCGATGACCGCCTGCGAGTCCTTGATGAGTTATTGCAGGATGCAGACCGAGAGATTAATCGACTACGTCAGCAACTGGCTCTCACCCAACAGAATTCCAGCGAACCTACTAATCAACCGGGACCAGATATTTCAATGTATGAGAGCTCTCGAAAAATCAGTGCATCACTTGAACAGAGATCAATGATTGTTTTCCTCAGCCAGGCAGGATTTTCAGTACAGGAAATCAGTAACTGTTTTCAACACAGTGTGTCTGAAATAGAAACCATCCTGACTGAAGAAAATGAACAACACAATACAGATGTTGCATGA
- a CDS encoding DUF1501 domain-containing protein, whose translation MRSKQNHSEVSRRDFLRVGSLSFAGLSMSERAALSASKRDRSQKNCILIMMTGGASQLETFDPKPEAPSEIRGPLKAISTSVPGVFLSECFPQLAQRAGQFSIIRSMYHEAAPIHETGHQLIQTGRLSRGAINYPCFGSVVSRQWGPRGDAPPFVVLPRLIGSLGVNTYRGQQATFLGEEFEPATSMGELSATSEHEIEVAGESMAIQQQYGKQRFGRLLLQARQLVERGTRCVIVNLFDNLHQQLSWDCHGTGAGTSGKVYDYRDSLGPAFDKALSTLLDDLSSKGLLDDTLVVTTGEFGRTPQLNAYGGRDHWPHVWSALIAGGGTPGGQVVGASDARGSAPVDRPVHASELTATIYRHLGLNPESLLAQTDDQEIKLIEAAPVQELVTA comes from the coding sequence ATGCGTTCCAAGCAAAATCACTCCGAGGTATCGCGGCGAGATTTCCTGCGTGTCGGAAGCCTGAGCTTCGCCGGATTGTCAATGTCTGAGCGAGCTGCCTTATCAGCTTCGAAAAGAGATCGTTCACAGAAAAACTGTATCTTGATCATGATGACAGGTGGCGCCAGCCAACTGGAAACATTTGACCCTAAGCCTGAAGCGCCTTCTGAAATTCGTGGTCCACTAAAAGCAATTTCGACGTCTGTTCCTGGTGTTTTTCTTAGCGAGTGCTTTCCTCAATTGGCCCAGCGAGCTGGACAGTTCTCGATAATAAGATCAATGTATCACGAAGCTGCTCCCATTCACGAGACGGGGCATCAACTCATTCAGACAGGAAGATTGTCGCGAGGAGCAATCAATTATCCTTGTTTTGGTTCAGTCGTATCCAGGCAATGGGGGCCACGTGGTGATGCACCTCCCTTTGTTGTTTTACCACGCTTGATCGGCTCATTAGGAGTGAATACCTATCGTGGACAGCAGGCAACATTTTTAGGCGAAGAATTCGAGCCTGCAACATCAATGGGAGAATTATCGGCTACGAGCGAACATGAGATTGAAGTCGCCGGAGAATCGATGGCGATCCAGCAACAATACGGAAAACAGCGATTCGGCAGGTTACTACTTCAGGCTCGGCAGCTAGTCGAACGGGGGACGCGGTGTGTGATTGTCAATTTGTTTGATAATCTACATCAGCAATTGTCCTGGGACTGTCATGGCACAGGAGCGGGAACATCCGGAAAAGTTTATGATTATCGGGATTCACTGGGGCCCGCCTTTGATAAAGCATTATCAACATTACTTGATGATCTCTCTTCAAAAGGATTGCTTGATGATACGCTTGTGGTTACGACAGGAGAGTTTGGCCGCACCCCACAACTCAATGCTTATGGCGGTCGGGATCATTGGCCTCATGTATGGTCGGCATTGATTGCCGGCGGCGGCACACCTGGAGGGCAGGTTGTGGGGGCAAGTGATGCGCGGGGCAGTGCTCCCGTAGATCGTCCCGTTCATGCGTCTGAATTGACGGCAACGATTTATCGTCATTTGGGTTTAAATCCTGAGAGCCTGCTTGCCCAAACGGATGATCAGGAAATCAAACTGATAGAAGCAGCACCGGTTCAGGAATTAGTAACAGCGTGA
- a CDS encoding beta-ribofuranosylaminobenzene 5'-phosphate synthase family protein, with protein MSREVIVTTGSRLHWGLLSIAPLAGREFGGIGLMVDEPRLTLSVKKSAEEKDHIVCSENYISKIENVINMTRRNLTGASRECYYSVEVQSEIPQHCGFGSGTQLSLAVARAILMLNEKDQFSSMELAQCVQRGARSALGIHGFESGGFIVEGGKNDSSEISPLVLRVDFPVDWKVLLITPTDRAGISGNIEAKAIQKLGSMPVSLTDKLCRLILMQLIPSIRVQDFEGFSAGLTEYGHAVGEFFQPAQGGIFAHPRMAELENLLSLKEILGMTQTSWGPTLSVVCRDSTHAEYVSSILFENGYGEFCSIKIVKPLNRGAYTQLRNIA; from the coding sequence ATGTCACGCGAAGTCATCGTAACCACGGGAAGCCGATTACATTGGGGATTGCTGTCAATTGCCCCGTTAGCAGGCCGGGAATTTGGTGGCATTGGTTTAATGGTCGATGAGCCACGATTGACTCTCTCAGTAAAAAAATCAGCTGAAGAAAAAGATCATATTGTTTGTAGTGAGAATTACATTTCAAAAATTGAAAATGTGATCAACATGACTCGCCGAAATCTGACTGGTGCGTCACGTGAGTGTTATTATTCTGTAGAAGTACAATCTGAAATTCCACAACATTGTGGTTTTGGTTCGGGAACTCAATTGAGTTTGGCAGTCGCGCGCGCCATTTTGATGTTAAATGAAAAAGATCAGTTTTCTTCTATGGAGTTGGCACAGTGCGTTCAACGTGGGGCACGCTCTGCCCTCGGGATACATGGTTTTGAATCGGGTGGATTTATCGTAGAAGGAGGCAAAAACGATTCAAGTGAAATCAGTCCCTTGGTTCTGCGGGTTGATTTTCCCGTAGACTGGAAAGTTTTATTGATCACACCCACTGATCGGGCAGGCATTTCCGGTAACATAGAAGCGAAAGCCATTCAGAAGTTAGGCTCTATGCCTGTTTCTCTTACCGACAAGCTTTGTCGCCTTATTCTGATGCAGCTTATTCCGTCAATAAGGGTACAGGACTTTGAAGGTTTTAGTGCGGGTTTGACAGAGTATGGACACGCTGTAGGTGAGTTTTTTCAGCCTGCTCAAGGGGGAATCTTTGCTCATCCCCGGATGGCCGAGCTAGAAAATTTACTGAGTTTAAAAGAAATTCTGGGAATGACCCAGACCTCCTGGGGGCCGACTTTATCGGTCGTTTGCCGGGATTCTACACACGCTGAATATGTTTCAAGTATATTATTTGAAAATGGTTACGGAGAATTTTGTTCGATTAAAATTGTAAAGCCTTTAAACCGTGGTGCTTATACTCAGTTGAGAAACATTGCATGA
- a CDS encoding DUF447 domain-containing protein yields the protein MILEGIVSSRNRQGELNIAPMGPLVNPEMSQFVLRPFQTSRTFHNLKETRCGVFHVVDDVLLLAKAAISQLDEPPNTFPAEQIEGDVISSACRWYEFQIDTIDESADRTVMQASVVHHGRIRDYFGLNRAKHAVLEAAILATRIHIIEKHDLQTQYRALAEIVKKTAGPEEHTAFNLLEEYISKAYA from the coding sequence ATGATTTTGGAAGGCATTGTCAGCAGTAGAAATCGACAGGGAGAATTGAATATTGCCCCGATGGGACCACTGGTCAATCCTGAGATGAGCCAGTTTGTGTTACGACCATTTCAGACGTCTCGAACCTTCCATAATCTGAAGGAGACCCGTTGCGGAGTATTCCACGTTGTTGATGATGTGTTATTGCTGGCAAAAGCGGCTATCAGTCAGTTGGATGAGCCCCCAAACACATTTCCTGCGGAGCAAATTGAAGGTGATGTGATCTCCTCAGCTTGTCGCTGGTATGAATTTCAAATCGATACGATTGATGAATCTGCCGATCGCACTGTGATGCAGGCTTCAGTAGTCCATCATGGTAGAATTCGGGATTATTTTGGCCTTAACCGGGCTAAGCATGCTGTGCTGGAAGCAGCGATTCTGGCAACACGCATTCATATAATAGAGAAACATGATTTGCAGACACAGTATCGTGCTTTGGCAGAGATTGTGAAAAAAACTGCCGGTCCGGAAGAACACACGGCTTTCAACTTACTGGAAGAGTATATTTCCAAAGCGTATGCTTAG